Proteins encoded by one window of Enterococcus faecalis:
- a CDS encoding IS30-like element IS6770 family transposase yields the protein MTYKHLTIDELTMIESYYLQHNKPVEIANRMGRAIQTIYNVVNKFKQGKTALDYWHQYKENKKKCGRKVIQLPAHEVDYIKEKVTLGWTPDVIIGRKERPVSCGMRTLYRLFSKGIFDIDTLPMKGKRKPNGHQEKRGKQQYQRSIHDRPDNYPDFNSEFGHLEGDTIVGIHHKSAVITLVERLSKVIITIKPNGRKALDIETALNQWFSRFPKNFFKSITFDCGKEFSNWKAISNQHDIDIYFADPGTPSQRPLNENSNGILRRNGLPKSMDFREVNQTFISSVSNQRNHIPRKSLNYRTPIEIFLSYVQEAFYSNLI from the coding sequence ATGACCTACAAACATCTTACCATAGACGAACTGACAATGATAGAATCATATTATCTTCAACATAATAAACCGGTTGAAATCGCTAACCGAATGGGACGTGCTATACAAACTATTTATAATGTAGTCAATAAGTTCAAGCAAGGCAAGACTGCTCTTGATTATTGGCACCAGTATAAAGAAAATAAGAAAAAATGTGGTAGAAAAGTCATTCAATTACCTGCTCATGAAGTAGATTACATTAAAGAGAAAGTCACTCTTGGTTGGACGCCTGACGTCATTATCGGGCGAAAAGAAAGGCCTGTTTCATGCGGTATGAGAACACTTTATCGTTTATTTTCTAAAGGGATATTTGATATTGACACACTACCGATGAAAGGTAAAAGAAAACCCAATGGCCATCAGGAAAAACGGGGAAAACAACAATATCAGCGCTCAATCCATGATCGACCTGATAATTATCCTGATTTCAATTCTGAGTTTGGTCACCTTGAAGGTGATACGATCGTTGGCATTCATCATAAAAGTGCCGTCATTACTTTAGTTGAAAGATTATCTAAAGTCATTATCACGATTAAACCCAACGGCCGTAAGGCATTAGATATTGAAACCGCCCTTAATCAATGGTTTTCTCGCTTCCCTAAAAACTTCTTTAAATCTATTACGTTTGACTGTGGAAAAGAATTTTCTAACTGGAAAGCCATTAGTAACCAACACGATATTGATATATATTTTGCGGACCCTGGAACACCTTCTCAACGCCCATTAAACGAGAATTCTAACGGGATTCTGCGTCGTAATGGACTGCCGAAATCAATGGATTTTAGAGAAGTGAATCAGACATTTATTTCCAGTGTCAGCAATCAACGTAATCATATTCCAAGAAAATCATTGAATTACAGAACACCAATTGAGATATTTTTGAGCTATGTACAAGAAGCATTTTATTCTAACTTAATTTGA
- a CDS encoding restriction endonuclease subunit S, with the protein MNKKFLYAMLLSYSLKKYITGGAQPQLTRDVLLKVPIIIPSYNEQFKIGTFFKQLDDTIALQQRKLDLLKETKKGFLQKMFV; encoded by the coding sequence ATTAATAAAAAATTTCTCTATGCAATGTTGTTGTCTTATTCACTAAAAAAATATATTACAGGTGGCGCACAGCCGCAATTAACTCGAGATGTTTTGCTTAAAGTACCAATAATTATTCCAAGCTATAATGAACAATTTAAAATCGGCACTTTCTTCAAACAACTCGACGACACGATCGCTCTTCAACAACGCAAGTTAGATTTACTAAAAGAAACGAAAAAAGGCTTCTTGCAAAAGATGTTTGTCTAG
- a CDS encoding triose-phosphate isomerase family protein, which produces MEQRKPIVIMNWSMRQNLISEAEEYAVDVLNHQSENHKVEVVLLPSMGTIHQVSKVLTGSQFAFGAQNMAEIDQGELSGEFSIQSLVDMHGKFVELGHWERRKLYNETDETINKKVKLALAYDISPIVCIGEIEEKDANNVIDEIKNPNYVQELKEELFLRIFNALYQIDRDKLKKIVIAYTPAWAVGKTKAASAPHISRAVAIIRNSLTELFGKDADNIRVVYGGTVSPENTKTMLDLADLDGVLLGRFGSDPERLQQTIEVVEQIRC; this is translated from the coding sequence ATGGAACAAAGAAAACCCATCGTAATTATGAATTGGTCTATGAGGCAAAACTTGATTTCTGAAGCAGAAGAGTATGCTGTTGATGTTCTCAACCATCAATCTGAAAACCATAAAGTTGAGGTTGTACTTTTGCCATCAATGGGTACCATCCATCAAGTTTCAAAAGTTCTTACAGGCAGTCAATTTGCTTTCGGTGCTCAAAATATGGCCGAGATCGATCAAGGTGAACTCAGTGGTGAATTTTCGATTCAATCCTTAGTGGATATGCATGGGAAATTTGTCGAACTTGGTCATTGGGAACGTAGAAAATTATACAATGAGACAGATGAGACGATTAATAAAAAAGTGAAGCTTGCTTTAGCATATGACATTTCCCCGATTGTTTGTATTGGCGAGATTGAAGAAAAAGATGCGAATAACGTCATTGATGAAATCAAGAATCCGAATTATGTACAAGAACTAAAAGAAGAATTATTTTTACGAATTTTCAATGCTTTATATCAAATTGATCGCGATAAATTGAAGAAAATCGTGATAGCGTATACACCTGCTTGGGCCGTTGGGAAAACCAAAGCTGCCAGTGCGCCTCATATCAGTCGAGCGGTTGCCATTATTAGGAATTCATTAACTGAACTATTTGGGAAGGACGCGGATAATATTCGAGTAGTTTATGGTGGAACTGTTAGTCCAGAGAATACCAAGACTATGCTGGATTTAGCAGATTTAGACGGTGTCTTGTTGGGACGTTTTGGAAGTGACCCAGAAAGATTGCAGCAAACGATTGAAGTGGTAGAGCAGATTAGATGTTAA
- a CDS encoding bifunctional 4-hydroxy-2-oxoglutarate aldolase/2-dehydro-3-deoxy-phosphogluconate aldolase — translation MKLEMNDFIEKNKVIAICRGTYGEKLINLVSALNDGGVKLVEVTFDQGDPECLTKTPKAIASLVKEFGNEVKIGAGTVLSIEQVEAAHQAGAEYIISPNTNSSVIKRTKELDMVSMPGALTPSEIISANEAGADFVKVFPVRALGIGYIKDILGPINHIKLVATAGVTPDNLQDYLDLGFSGAGISGYLTDKRLIDTGDFATITKHALEMMSIVRENNVSN, via the coding sequence ATGAAACTAGAAATGAACGATTTCATCGAAAAGAATAAAGTAATTGCAATTTGTCGAGGAACTTATGGGGAAAAGCTTATTAACTTGGTGTCCGCGCTAAACGATGGTGGAGTAAAGCTTGTAGAAGTTACTTTTGATCAAGGAGATCCTGAATGTTTGACTAAGACTCCAAAGGCCATCGCCTCGCTGGTTAAGGAGTTTGGAAATGAAGTTAAAATTGGAGCGGGTACTGTTCTGTCCATTGAACAAGTTGAAGCCGCTCACCAAGCAGGAGCAGAATATATTATCTCGCCTAATACGAATTCAAGTGTTATCAAACGAACAAAAGAATTAGATATGGTCTCGATGCCTGGGGCGCTAACACCAAGCGAGATAATCTCAGCGAATGAAGCGGGTGCAGATTTTGTCAAGGTGTTCCCTGTTAGAGCTTTGGGGATAGGATATATCAAGGACATTCTTGGGCCAATCAATCATATTAAACTAGTCGCAACAGCAGGAGTCACACCTGATAACTTGCAAGACTATCTTGATCTAGGTTTCAGCGGTGCTGGGATTAGCGGCTATTTAACGGATAAACGTTTGATTGATACAGGTGATTTTGCGACGATTACCAAACATGCCTTGGAAATGATGAGCATTGTAAGAGAAAATAATGTCTCAAACTAG
- the fsa gene encoding fructose-6-phosphate aldolase has protein sequence MKFFLDTANVDEIKRINELGLVDGVTTNPTIIAKEGRDFEEVIKEICSLVDGPVSAEVTGSQAEEMIAEAEVLAKWARNVVVKIPMTEQGLKAVNTLSKKGIKTNVTLVFTVAQGLMAAKAGATYISPFLGRLDDIGTDSMALIKNLRKVLDNYGYKAEIISASVRGLEHVEKVAELGADIATIPGNLFPKLWSHPLTDKGIEQFEKDWVAFSNR, from the coding sequence ATGAAATTTTTCTTAGATACGGCAAATGTAGATGAAATCAAACGAATCAATGAGTTGGGTTTAGTTGATGGAGTAACGACGAATCCAACAATTATTGCTAAAGAAGGACGAGATTTTGAAGAGGTCATCAAAGAAATTTGTTCTCTCGTCGATGGGCCTGTAAGTGCGGAAGTAACAGGATCGCAAGCTGAAGAAATGATCGCCGAAGCAGAAGTGCTTGCAAAGTGGGCACGTAATGTTGTCGTCAAGATCCCGATGACAGAACAAGGATTGAAAGCAGTAAACACTCTATCTAAAAAAGGAATCAAAACCAATGTAACGTTAGTCTTTACCGTAGCTCAAGGTTTGATGGCCGCAAAAGCTGGCGCTACTTATATCAGCCCATTTTTAGGTCGTTTAGATGATATTGGAACTGACAGTATGGCTTTAATTAAAAACTTGAGAAAAGTACTAGATAACTATGGATACAAAGCAGAAATTATTTCCGCGAGTGTTCGAGGACTTGAACATGTGGAGAAAGTGGCTGAACTAGGTGCAGATATCGCGACAATTCCTGGTAATCTATTCCCGAAATTATGGAGTCATCCGTTAACTGATAAGGGTATCGAGCAGTTTGAAAAAGACTGGGTGGCATTCTCCAATAGGTAA